The proteins below come from a single Roseiflexus sp. RS-1 genomic window:
- a CDS encoding sensor histidine kinase → MGVWQALHRSLAQREIGLMWLLLFRWAALSLALVQSFLIEAERLPQAIPHLILVAIYTLGWTILALRPTQEATTIMHRRWFVGGDAIALITLNLATGGWHSPLYRYTFAALTMPPYLFGRRGLWWSLALLVAWHGGIAWQQRLPAHVITALALDGMMFGGLLTLSAYALHLVEAQRRLAVQRAAAEERLRIARDLHDDAVQQVYSIVLLLKGALRHSADEGGRQEVQRVYAQAVQAWEGLRRYLRDLRDPLDTRTFSERLRQGADAFTRLTGIPVDLDLDEVDLPEETGLQMLAITREALSNVYRHARARSVALRLRVVGETLVLEIADDGVGFDPQAVTALDGGYGLRGIAERVALLDGAWSIVSQPGQGTRVQVRLPCPAPLEEEEKAE, encoded by the coding sequence ATGGGCGTATGGCAGGCGTTGCATCGCTCCCTGGCGCAGCGGGAAATTGGGCTGATGTGGCTGCTGCTGTTTCGCTGGGCGGCGTTGAGCCTGGCGCTGGTGCAGAGTTTTCTGATTGAAGCGGAACGTCTGCCGCAGGCGATCCCGCACCTGATCCTGGTTGCGATCTACACATTGGGCTGGACGATCCTGGCGCTGCGTCCGACGCAGGAAGCAACGACAATCATGCATCGCCGCTGGTTCGTCGGCGGCGACGCCATCGCCCTGATCACGCTCAACCTGGCGACCGGCGGCTGGCATAGCCCGCTGTATCGCTACACCTTTGCGGCGCTCACGATGCCGCCCTATCTCTTTGGGCGACGCGGCTTGTGGTGGAGCCTGGCGCTCCTCGTCGCCTGGCACGGCGGGATCGCGTGGCAACAGCGCCTGCCTGCGCACGTGATCACAGCGCTGGCGCTCGATGGGATGATGTTCGGCGGGTTGCTGACCCTGAGCGCCTACGCCCTGCATCTGGTCGAAGCGCAACGACGGCTCGCCGTGCAGCGCGCCGCTGCCGAGGAGCGCCTGCGCATCGCGCGCGATCTCCACGACGACGCGGTGCAGCAGGTGTATAGTATCGTGCTGCTGCTCAAGGGGGCGCTTCGCCACAGCGCCGATGAAGGGGGACGCCAGGAGGTGCAGCGCGTCTATGCGCAGGCGGTGCAGGCCTGGGAAGGGTTGCGCCGCTACCTGCGCGACCTGCGCGATCCGCTCGATACGCGCACATTCAGCGAGCGACTGCGGCAAGGGGCGGACGCCTTCACCCGTCTGACCGGCATTCCGGTCGACCTCGATCTCGACGAGGTGGATCTGCCGGAAGAAACGGGGCTTCAGATGCTGGCGATCACACGCGAAGCGCTGAGCAATGTGTATCGTCACGCACGGGCGCGGTCGGTTGCACTGCGGCTCAGGGTTGTGGGTGAAACGCTCGTTCTGGAGATCGCCGATGACGGCGTCGGGTTCGACCCGCAGGCAGTCACTGCGCTGGATGGCGGGTACGGCTTGCGCGGCATTGCCGAACGGGTGGCTCTGCTCGACGGCGCGTGGAGCATCGTCAGCCAACCGGGGCAGGGAACGCGCGTGCAGGTGCGCCTGCCGTGTCCGGCGCCGCTGGAGGAGGAAGAAAAGGCGGAATAG
- a CDS encoding helix-turn-helix domain-containing protein — protein MPARRTLHVSVAEREAREDLRDHAPTPYVRERAAAFLRIASGVPPAVTARARVLRPRHPATVSRWLNRWDAAGIERLPIRDGRGRTPACSP, from the coding sequence ATGCCGGCACGCCGGACCCTTCACGTGTCCGTCGCGGAGCGGGAGGCCCGCGAAGACCTGCGCGATCACGCCCCCACGCCCTATGTGCGTGAACGGGCGGCAGCGTTCCTGCGCATCGCGTCCGGCGTGCCGCCCGCTGTCACGGCGCGCGCACGCGTGCTGCGTCCGCGCCATCCGGCAACCGTCTCTCGCTGGCTGAATCGCTGGGACGCCGCGGGCATCGAGCGCCTCCCCATCCGGGACGGACGCGGGCGCACGCCCGCTTGTTCCCCCTGA
- a CDS encoding TolB family protein, translating into MLVRNLAVIVALLVLWLSPNAGSIARRCHIVNVLFQRLFIGVGLIFLTSGCTVGQADTATPAVSTPPAVTASPTVEQADAATPAASTPPAVATPPAGVSFPALLVIDTDQRTLMEYRNGQAQQRFADLTEGGTILDGMLVADAVVILQERGLRRIRLTDGDSRFQSFNQTVRSGALIRAGDDTVIYEAKVDNPQAEFGVGTAIELYRTTDDSMKALLTLARNVGVLHMTADQQRLFLLPFGQDPSFGTLLVVNVGDGQVLEERAIEGEVFATISPDGRRLVTTSRRAASAGAQEEGVLLDYDLTAPSATPQIISLPKAPGHAWRLTWSPDSRALYFLLRPGDIYDEPATSFGVYRLDAASGVVEQVTETAPVDAFLRTDGQWLMLQHSGERRVTMINLATRSSTVVDLPTQAIVVGWR; encoded by the coding sequence ATGCTTGTGAGAAACCTGGCTGTCATCGTCGCGCTTCTCGTGCTGTGGCTATCTCCAAATGCCGGGAGCATCGCACGGCGATGCCACATTGTCAATGTCCTGTTTCAACGGTTGTTCATCGGTGTCGGCCTGATCTTCCTTACAAGCGGGTGTACAGTCGGTCAGGCCGATACTGCCACTCCTGCGGTGTCCACGCCTCCCGCGGTTACCGCATCCCCGACAGTTGAGCAAGCCGATGCCGCCACTCCTGCGGCCTCCACGCCTCCCGCAGTTGCCACTCCCCCTGCCGGTGTATCATTTCCTGCGCTGCTCGTTATCGATACTGATCAGCGCACGTTGATGGAGTACCGCAACGGTCAGGCGCAGCAACGCTTCGCTGACCTGACCGAAGGGGGAACCATCCTGGACGGGATGCTCGTTGCGGATGCCGTCGTCATTCTGCAGGAGAGAGGGCTCCGACGTATCCGGTTGACAGACGGCGACTCCAGATTCCAGTCCTTCAATCAGACGGTGCGTTCTGGCGCGCTCATCCGCGCTGGCGACGATACTGTGATCTACGAGGCAAAGGTCGATAATCCGCAGGCGGAATTCGGTGTGGGGACTGCAATTGAACTGTATCGAACTACAGATGATTCGATGAAGGCTCTCCTCACACTTGCCCGGAATGTGGGTGTTCTGCATATGACTGCTGACCAACAGCGTCTCTTCCTGCTGCCTTTCGGTCAGGATCCGTCCTTCGGCACCCTGCTGGTCGTCAACGTCGGCGATGGGCAGGTACTCGAGGAACGCGCCATCGAGGGAGAAGTGTTTGCAACGATCTCTCCTGATGGACGTCGTCTGGTGACAACGTCTCGCCGCGCTGCATCGGCGGGAGCGCAGGAGGAAGGGGTGCTATTGGACTACGACCTGACTGCTCCGTCTGCCACGCCGCAGATTATCTCCCTGCCGAAGGCGCCGGGCCATGCCTGGCGGCTGACCTGGTCGCCCGACAGTCGTGCATTGTATTTTCTGCTCCGTCCCGGCGATATCTACGATGAACCGGCGACCTCCTTCGGGGTATATCGCCTTGATGCAGCGTCGGGGGTCGTGGAGCAGGTGACGGAGACCGCCCCGGTTGATGCCTTTCTTCGCACTGATGGGCAATGGCTGATGCTCCAGCATAGCGGTGAGCGTCGTGTAACCATGATCAACCTTGCCACCAGATCGTCAACCGTCGTCGACCTGCCGACTCAAGCGATCGTTGTTGGTTGGCGGTAG
- a CDS encoding RCC1 domain-containing protein — protein sequence MSHNLTPSTPRVTPAAVSATLVAVRGLSGATALAAGNAHICALLQTGTVQCWGRNESGQLGDGTSGGSRATPVAVRGLSGVTVLVAGSAHTCALLQTGTVQCWGLNDNGQLGDGTTANRATPVAVRGLSGVTALAAGSAHTCALLQTGTAQCWGSNFSGQLGDGTTTDRLTPAVVSGLSGVTALAAGWDHTCAVLQTGTVQCWGSNFSGQLGDGTTTDRLTPVAVSGLSGVTALAAGGAHTCALLPTGTVQCWGRNESGQLGDGTTANRVTPVAVSGLRGATALAAGGAHTCALLPTGTAQCWGRNESGRLGDGTSGGFRATPVVVSGLSGATALAAGGAHTCALLQTGTAQCWGENRFLRN from the coding sequence GTGAGTCACAATCTTACCCCCTCCACCCCTCGCGTGACGCCAGCGGCGGTAAGCGCGACGCTGGTAGCGGTGCGTGGGCTGAGTGGGGCGACTGCGCTGGCGGCAGGCAATGCGCATATCTGCGCTCTGTTGCAGACAGGGACGGTACAGTGCTGGGGGAGGAACGAGTCCGGGCAACTGGGCGATGGGACGAGCGGGGGAAGCCGCGCGACGCCGGTGGCAGTGCGTGGGCTGAGTGGGGTGACCGTGCTGGTGGCGGGCAGCGCCCACACCTGCGCCCTGCTGCAAACGGGGACAGTACAGTGCTGGGGATTGAACGATAACGGGCAACTGGGTGACGGGACAACCGCTAACCGCGCGACGCCGGTGGCAGTGCGTGGGCTGAGTGGGGTGACCGCGCTGGCGGCAGGCAGCGCCCACACCTGCGCCCTGCTGCAGACGGGGACGGCGCAGTGCTGGGGGTCGAACTTCTCCGGGCAACTGGGCGACGGGACGACGACCGACCGCCTGACGCCGGCGGTGGTGAGCGGGTTGAGCGGGGTGACTGCGCTGGCGGCGGGTTGGGATCACACCTGCGCCGTGCTGCAAACGGGGACGGTGCAGTGCTGGGGATCGAACTTCTCTGGGCAACTGGGCGACGGGACGACGACCGACCGCCTGACGCCGGTGGCGGTGAGCGGGTTGAGCGGGGTGACCGCGCTGGCGGCGGGCGGCGCGCACACCTGCGCCCTGCTGCCGACGGGGACAGTGCAGTGCTGGGGGAGGAACGAGTCCGGGCAACTAGGCGACGGGACAACCGCTAACCGTGTGACGCCGGTGGCGGTGAGCGGGTTGCGCGGGGCGACCGCGCTGGCGGCGGGCGGCGCCCACACCTGCGCCCTGCTGCCGACGGGGACGGCGCAGTGCTGGGGGAGGAACGAGTCTGGGCGACTGGGCGACGGGACGAGCGGGGGATTCCGCGCGACGCCGGTGGTGGTAAGCGGGTTGAGCGGGGCGACCGCGCTGGCGGCGGGCGGTGCGCACACCTGCGCTCTGTTGCAGACGGGGACGGCGCAGTGCTGGGGGGAGAACAGATTTTTGCGAAATTGA